ACGTGCGCCCGGTCTTTACCGAAAACGCTTACTGAAAACGAAATTCCATCTCGAAAACCTGAGAGCAGCGACTTTTCGCGGCCGCACTGGTGCGCGATCTCGCCAGAGCCACGGTGAGAATTGCCGGGGCGGGCCATAGCGCGCGCCGCGCTGGCGAAAGGCGTGAAGCCGCTTCCCGACACGACAAACAACAAGATAGAGCGCGCTTTTGATTTGATCGAAAGCGGATACCTCTCGCGCTTGCGAGCATGGGATCATTCCTGAAAGCGATCTTACGGCAGGCTGACGTCCGTCTCCGGCGTTATCGCCTGAATGAGGGGGCGATGTGCGCCCGTGCTTTACCGGAAACCCCGGCTGAAAAAACGAATCTCTTCTCTCGGAAACCTGGCGCCGAACGACTCGAATATCAGGAGCGATTCGTTACGAAATCTGTCGCTGCGCCCGAATTTCAGCAGTATTACAACCTATATACTATACTGGTTGCAGGTAATACTGTTGCCGTTTTTCAACAGATTTTTGCCACACCAAACGTCAACTCATTGAAATAGTTCATTTTTCTTTCCGCGTGCGCCTCCATTGTCGTGAAAAAGTGTACTTGCCTAATCTGACAATCTTGAGTTTAGAAAAACGCCATGCGATCACAATTGTCAGTTGAGTACACACATCGTCACAACTCGCGGGGAAATGAGGAGAGACATGACTCTCACGAAATTCGCACTGGTCAGCACTGTGGCCCTCGGCACGCTTTCAATCGCTGCCCAAGCCAATGCTGCCGATATCTATACTCCGAGCACCAAGGACGCTCCGATCGTGGTCGTTCCTCCGACATGGACCGGCTTCTACTTCGGTGGTCATCTCGGCGCTGCCTGGTCGCAGATCGACACGAACAAGAACACCTACTATGACGGTTACGAGTATTACGACCATCATAACCTCGTGGGCGTCGGATACGCGCCTTTCGGCGGCAATAACCTGAATGACCAGAACGCCTTCGGCGGCGGCCAGTTCGGCTATAACTGGCAGACGGGCGGCAACTTCGTCTTCGGTATCGAAGTCGACATCGGCGGTCTCGGCGGCGAAAACGAGAAGACGTTCTTCGGTCACACGTCTGATTATTTCTCCGGCGACCTTCAGGACGGGTTCGCCGTTCGGGTGAAGTCCGAAGGCGGCTTCTACGGCGACGTCACGGGCCGTCTCGGCTACGCCTGGGGCAACACCCTCCTCTATGCGAAGGGCGGTTTTGCGTGGATCCAGCCTGAGCTGAAGGTCAGTGTGGCAGCTTACGACAGCTCCACGGGCGATACTTACGGAATCAGCCGGACCTTTGACGACACCCTCACCGGTTGGACGGTCGGTGGCGGTCTCGAGTTCCTCCTGAACCCGAACTGGTCGGTCAAGGTGGAATACCTTCACTACAACTTCGAACTCGACAACAACCGCTGGAACTGGGGCGATACAGATTGGGCAGCCAACTCGTGGAAGCTGTTCAACAACGACCTGACAATTGACACCGTCAAGCTCGGCGTCAACTACAAGTTCGGCAGCGCTCCTGTGTACACGCCGCTCAAGTAGGCTGGGGCGGTACCGTCAAACTGAAGGCCCCCTTCGGCGGGGGCCTTTCTCTTTTGCCAATGGCGAGCCGGAGCCCGGCGACCGAACGCAAAACGCCGCGCATCCGCCGCGCAATTCCCGTTGCGCGCCAGCGTGAACGCGAAGATGATGGCCGGAGTGAATGAAAGGGAGCCGTTCTTCCTTGTCGAACTCCACGCACAACGGCAACGCGGGAAGCGCCGGACAGGCAGCCGTGATAGCCTTTCTCTCCGAGCCTGAAACCTACGGCGTTTCCGAGGTTGAGCGTATCGAGACCCACGGCGCCATTGTCTTTCTGGCGGGGGATCGTGCTTACAAGCTCAAACGCGCCGTCAAGCTTCCCTATCTCGACTTTTCGACGCTCGAAAAGCGTCATGCCATCATCTCTCGCGAATTCGGCATCAACTCCCATGCGTCGCCCGAGCTTTATCTGTCGATCCAGCCCGTGACACGGCGCGAGAACGGCGCGCTGGCGCTTGGCGCCCCCGGCGAAACGGTCGACTGGGTGCTCGTCATGCGCCGCTTCGATCAGACGCTCCTGCTCGACGCGCTCGCCCGCGATGGCCGTTTCGACCGCACGATCTCGGTGGATCTCGCCAACACAGTCGAGCATTTCCACCGCCACGCTTCCGTTGTGACGAACTCGGGCTTCGCGCGATCACTGCTCGGCGTTGCCGATACGCTGGAGGCGGCGCTTTGCGGTCCGGTGGCGCAATCCCACGGCGTGAATGTCTGCCCCTATATCGCGAAGCTGAGAC
This genomic window from Rhodomicrobium lacus contains:
- a CDS encoding outer membrane protein, producing the protein MTLTKFALVSTVALGTLSIAAQANAADIYTPSTKDAPIVVVPPTWTGFYFGGHLGAAWSQIDTNKNTYYDGYEYYDHHNLVGVGYAPFGGNNLNDQNAFGGGQFGYNWQTGGNFVFGIEVDIGGLGGENEKTFFGHTSDYFSGDLQDGFAVRVKSEGGFYGDVTGRLGYAWGNTLLYAKGGFAWIQPELKVSVAAYDSSTGDTYGISRTFDDTLTGWTVGGGLEFLLNPNWSVKVEYLHYNFELDNNRWNWGDTDWAANSWKLFNNDLTIDTVKLGVNYKFGSAPVYTPLK